A genome region from Deinococcus sp. KNUC1210 includes the following:
- a CDS encoding aminopeptidase, whose product MTAQAAALSFEDKLANYADLLVRVGVDLQPGGKLRVDAPIEAASLVRLIAAKAYDAGALDVAVNYRDQHLGRVLYERAPDAALDYAPEWVIAEAAHQMDEGYAFLSIAGSDPDLLAGIDQGKIARRSKTMAIRSKPLAERQMAFEINWTVGAMPIPSWATKVFPDVPQEQAIAQLWDAIFAVSRADQSDPVAAWRTHLERLSSVTKYLNKRRYSALHFRNPGSDITFGLAEGHLWAGGAWPAQNGILGVPNLPTDEVFTAPHRDRVDGYVSASKPLSVRGTLIEGIRMRFEAGRVVEATSTRGQDVLEALLNTDEGARHLGELALVEYDSPVARAGMLFYNTLFDENAASHIALGQAYAFNVEGGTQPGRMAQAGANESLIHVDWMIGTPDTDVDGIRADGQRESVMRAGKWAYEAPSEG is encoded by the coding sequence ATGACTGCCCAAGCTGCTGCACTGAGCTTTGAAGACAAACTCGCCAACTACGCCGACCTGCTGGTAAGGGTCGGCGTCGATCTTCAGCCCGGCGGCAAGCTGCGGGTCGATGCGCCCATCGAGGCGGCGTCGCTGGTGCGCCTGATTGCGGCGAAGGCCTACGACGCCGGAGCGCTCGACGTAGCCGTCAATTACCGTGACCAGCATCTGGGACGGGTGCTGTACGAGCGTGCCCCGGATGCCGCGCTCGACTACGCGCCGGAGTGGGTGATTGCCGAGGCCGCGCATCAGATGGACGAGGGCTACGCCTTTCTGAGCATCGCGGGCAGCGACCCGGATCTGCTGGCGGGCATCGACCAGGGCAAGATCGCGCGGCGCAGCAAGACGATGGCGATCCGCAGCAAGCCGCTGGCCGAGCGGCAGATGGCCTTTGAAATCAACTGGACCGTGGGAGCAATGCCGATTCCAAGCTGGGCCACCAAGGTCTTCCCGGACGTGCCGCAGGAACAGGCGATCGCTCAGCTCTGGGACGCCATCTTTGCAGTCAGCCGCGCCGATCAGAGTGACCCGGTGGCCGCGTGGAGAACCCACCTTGAGCGCCTGAGCAGCGTGACGAAGTACCTGAACAAGCGCCGCTACAGCGCCCTGCACTTCCGGAATCCCGGCAGCGATATCACCTTCGGACTGGCCGAGGGGCACCTGTGGGCGGGCGGCGCGTGGCCTGCTCAGAACGGCATTTTGGGCGTACCGAACCTGCCCACCGACGAGGTGTTTACCGCGCCGCACCGGGACAGAGTCGATGGCTACGTCAGTGCCAGCAAGCCGCTGAGTGTGCGCGGAACGCTGATCGAGGGCATCCGCATGCGCTTCGAGGCCGGGCGGGTAGTGGAAGCGACCTCCACACGCGGCCAGGACGTGCTGGAAGCGCTGCTGAACACCGATGAAGGAGCGCGGCACCTGGGCGAACTCGCACTGGTCGAGTACGATTCTCCGGTCGCCCGTGCAGGCATGCTGTTCTACAACACGCTGTTCGATGAGAATGCCGCCAGCCACATCGCGCTGGGGCAGGCCTACGCCTTCAACGTGGAGGGCGGCACCCAGCCCGGCAGGATGGCGCAGGCCGGAGCCAACGAGAGCCTGATTCACGTGGACTGGATGATCGGCACGCCCGATACCGACGTGGACGGCATCCGGGCAGACGGGCAGCGCGAAAGCGTGATGCGGGCCGGAAAGTGGGCCTACGAAGCGCCGTCAGAAGGCTGA
- the rsfS gene encoding ribosome silencing factor — MTQTTRTQTIDPTTLQQLAAIVHAARERRAEDVTVLDLTDVSTTLDYFVIATATAGLQLNAVQENIRQKAMEAGLNRPTVEGPSERWLLLAFGASIVVHLMTREAREYYDLEGLWADAKVMDFPE; from the coding sequence ATGACCCAGACCACACGCACGCAGACCATTGACCCCACCACCCTTCAGCAGCTGGCCGCCATCGTGCATGCCGCCCGCGAGCGCCGCGCCGAAGACGTGACGGTGCTCGACCTGACCGACGTTTCGACCACCCTCGATTACTTCGTGATCGCCACCGCGACCGCCGGACTCCAGCTCAACGCCGTGCAGGAAAACATTCGGCAGAAGGCGATGGAAGCGGGCCTGAACCGGCCCACCGTCGAAGGCCCCAGCGAGCGCTGGCTGTTGCTGGCCTTCGGAGCGAGCATCGTGGTGCACCTGATGACCCGCGAGGCCCGCGAATACTACGACCTGGAAGGGCTGTGGGCCGACGCTAAGGTCATGGATTTTCCGGAATAA
- a CDS encoding LCP family protein: MADQNSGRPAATGRKWRYRRQAKRPLVYSQVYYEDPASPTPPALPTSPASVGTVRPGPPPKLKPKTPAAWRAWQLAGLTLAALTLAGYAVMSQSGGAARRVLASLPGQPPHLTLLLAGRDIVYCAPYTPCKDQDTRKVWQPPNTDSIMLVKVDGTRVNVLSIPRDTNVGPFDPQKGVASQKVNSQYWTGGLDGLSSAVEQVTGERVDYAVVVRTDYVARVIGALGGLDVTVPDVPSYGDPKKRGIQFDDNAANLHVHLSPGPHHLDGAQAVAYLRMRKGLGDDYGRMDHQKQALNQLISRLKTPAGLAAALPVILGGLGNGVDTNADAGLVENLTPFLSQFRMNFATMPTTEIKGTFNLAVDPLALSKVWGTQGDPASGSSVNTAVSVRVMDASGKALGPRFIRALAQAGYAKVSLETTTASREHTQVFTQTEVSAAESLADLLNVSRLQGIRFPIQSGEVGVLLGEDASSMYAALPQ, from the coding sequence ATGGCTGATCAAAATTCAGGTCGTCCGGCGGCAACAGGCCGGAAGTGGCGCTATCGCCGTCAGGCCAAACGCCCGCTGGTCTATAGCCAGGTCTATTACGAAGACCCGGCCTCCCCGACGCCGCCCGCTCTGCCGACTTCCCCGGCCTCTGTCGGTACTGTCAGACCGGGGCCGCCCCCAAAGCTGAAGCCGAAGACCCCAGCAGCGTGGCGGGCGTGGCAGCTGGCAGGTCTGACACTGGCGGCCCTGACGCTGGCGGGCTACGCCGTCATGAGTCAGTCGGGCGGCGCGGCGCGGCGGGTGCTGGCGAGTCTGCCGGGCCAGCCTCCACACCTGACGCTGCTGCTGGCCGGGCGCGACATCGTGTACTGCGCGCCCTACACGCCCTGCAAGGATCAGGACACCCGCAAGGTCTGGCAGCCGCCCAACACCGACAGCATCATGCTGGTGAAGGTGGACGGCACCCGCGTGAACGTGCTGTCGATTCCGCGCGATACCAACGTGGGGCCGTTCGATCCGCAGAAGGGCGTGGCGTCGCAGAAGGTCAACAGCCAGTACTGGACGGGTGGGCTGGACGGCCTGAGCAGTGCAGTCGAGCAGGTCACGGGCGAGCGGGTGGATTACGCGGTGGTGGTGCGGACCGACTACGTAGCGCGGGTGATCGGAGCGCTGGGCGGGCTGGATGTGACCGTTCCCGACGTGCCCAGCTACGGCGATCCCAAGAAGCGCGGCATTCAGTTCGACGACAACGCCGCCAACCTGCACGTGCACCTGTCGCCCGGCCCTCACCATCTGGACGGAGCGCAGGCTGTGGCCTACCTGAGAATGAGAAAGGGGCTGGGCGACGACTACGGGCGCATGGATCACCAGAAGCAGGCGCTCAATCAGCTCATCAGCCGCCTGAAGACGCCCGCCGGCCTGGCTGCCGCGCTGCCGGTGATTCTGGGCGGACTGGGAAACGGCGTGGACACCAACGCCGATGCCGGGCTGGTCGAGAATCTGACGCCCTTCCTGTCACAGTTCCGGATGAACTTCGCCACCATGCCCACCACCGAGATCAAGGGGACCTTCAATCTGGCAGTCGATCCGCTGGCGCTGAGCAAGGTATGGGGCACCCAGGGCGACCCGGCCAGCGGCAGCAGCGTCAATACAGCAGTTTCGGTGCGGGTGATGGACGCCAGTGGCAAGGCGCTGGGACCGCGCTTCATCCGGGCGCTGGCACAGGCCGGGTACGCTAAAGTCAGCCTTGAGACCACCACGGCGAGCCGTGAACACACTCAGGTCTTTACCCAGACCGAGGTAAGCGCCGCCGAGAGCCTGGCCGATCTGCTGAACGTATCGCGTCTTCAGGGCATCCGCTTTCCCATCCAGAGCGGCGAGGTGGGCGTGCTGCTGGGCGAGGACGCGAGCAGCATGTATGCCGCCCTTCCGCAGTAA
- the yqeK gene encoding bis(5'-nucleosyl)-tetraphosphatase (symmetrical) YqeK, with protein sequence MALSSSAVQGWTDRIQAMVKPRRFEHVMRVADLARDIARSNGLNPALAYLAGVLHDVARDLPDSELLRLAPPECPIDQRHPLALHGRAGRTLLERWGFPNDTLPERTVLEAVEDHTTGPREGNSISACVYIADVSEPGRGVNADIRELALSDLHAALKRAIVSKVTYLQGRGIEVHPRTLATFHSLR encoded by the coding sequence GTGGCACTTTCGAGCAGCGCCGTGCAGGGCTGGACCGACCGGATTCAGGCGATGGTGAAGCCCAGACGTTTCGAGCATGTGATGCGGGTGGCCGATCTGGCCCGCGACATCGCGCGTTCCAACGGGCTGAATCCTGCGCTGGCGTATCTGGCAGGGGTCCTGCACGATGTGGCCCGCGATCTGCCTGACAGTGAACTGCTGCGGCTGGCTCCGCCAGAATGCCCTATCGATCAGCGGCATCCACTGGCGCTGCACGGACGAGCGGGCAGAACGCTGCTGGAACGCTGGGGATTTCCGAACGATACGCTGCCCGAACGAACGGTGCTGGAGGCGGTCGAAGACCATACCACCGGCCCACGGGAAGGCAATTCGATTTCCGCCTGCGTGTATATCGCCGACGTTTCAGAACCGGGGCGCGGCGTGAATGCCGATATCCGCGAACTGGCCCTCAGCGACCTGCACGCCGCGCTGAAGCGGGCCATCGTCTCCAAGGTGACGTACCTGCAGGGGCGCGGCATCGAAGTTCATCCGCGCACCCTCGCCACCTTTCACTCACTGCGCTGA
- the cgtA gene encoding Obg family GTPase CgtA yields the protein MVALNKIDTVEADLAQLAEDELSTFGLPVMQVSAREHQNLDALKQALFELLPARELWAQTHALEEESDELREEALSLVMRMDPPDRHRGVEVGGPVRVWEVHGGGFEERLERFARHLEDAAEYLSGLFKRQGLYKALKKVGAQEGDTIEIGPHQFEYFDDEETRAPETEPGPTRVARSNRLELPEQTPSSFDASPEDPQVWSAEQD from the coding sequence ATGGTGGCCCTGAACAAGATCGACACCGTGGAGGCCGATCTGGCTCAGCTGGCCGAAGACGAGCTGAGTACCTTCGGGCTGCCGGTCATGCAGGTGAGTGCGCGTGAGCATCAGAATCTGGACGCGCTGAAACAGGCGCTGTTCGAGCTGCTGCCTGCCCGTGAACTGTGGGCACAGACGCACGCCCTGGAAGAGGAAAGCGACGAACTGCGCGAGGAAGCGCTCAGTCTGGTCATGCGGATGGACCCGCCCGACCGGCACCGGGGCGTGGAAGTGGGCGGCCCGGTCCGCGTGTGGGAAGTTCATGGTGGCGGCTTCGAGGAGCGCCTGGAACGCTTTGCCCGGCACCTTGAAGACGCCGCCGAGTACCTGTCGGGGCTGTTCAAGCGGCAGGGGCTGTACAAAGCGCTCAAGAAGGTGGGTGCTCAGGAAGGCGACACCATCGAGATCGGGCCGCACCAGTTCGAATACTTCGATGACGAGGAGACCCGCGCTCCCGAGACCGAACCGGGGCCGACCCGGGTGGCCCGGTCGAACCGGCTGGAGCTGCCAGAGCAGACCCCTTCTTCCTTCGACGCGTCTCCGGAAGACCCCCAGGTCTGGAGTGCCGAGCAGGACTGA
- the rpmA gene encoding 50S ribosomal protein L27 has translation MAHKKGVGSSKNGRDSNPKYLGVKKFGGEKVLAGNILVRQRGTKFKAGAGVGMGRDHTLFALVEGQVVFANKGNKGRFISVQEIVTAAAAD, from the coding sequence ATGGCACACAAGAAAGGCGTAGGTTCGTCCAAGAACGGACGCGACAGCAATCCCAAGTACCTGGGCGTGAAGAAGTTCGGCGGCGAGAAAGTGCTGGCCGGCAACATCCTGGTGCGTCAGCGCGGCACCAAGTTCAAGGCAGGCGCAGGCGTGGGCATGGGCCGCGACCACACCCTGTTCGCTCTGGTCGAAGGTCAGGTCGTGTTTGCCAACAAGGGCAACAAGGGCCGCTTCATCAGCGTGCAGGAAATCGTGACCGCCGCCGCGGCTGACTGA
- the rplU gene encoding 50S ribosomal protein L21 has translation MFAVIQSGGKQYRVEEGDVIRVEKLKGEAGDKLDLTPIFVAGDSVLSGTEAAKFVVSAEVVDHGKHPKIYIRKYKSGIQYRKRTGHRQQFTAIKIVGIKG, from the coding sequence ATGTTTGCAGTGATTCAGAGCGGTGGAAAGCAGTACCGCGTAGAGGAAGGCGACGTGATCCGCGTCGAGAAGCTGAAGGGCGAAGCGGGCGACAAGCTCGACCTGACCCCCATTTTCGTGGCGGGCGACAGCGTGCTGAGCGGTACCGAAGCCGCCAAGTTCGTGGTGAGCGCCGAAGTGGTGGACCACGGCAAGCACCCCAAGATCTACATCCGCAAGTACAAGAGCGGCATCCAGTACCGCAAGCGGACCGGTCACCGTCAGCAGTTCACGGCGATCAAGATCGTCGGCATCAAGGGCTGA
- the xseB gene encoding exodeoxyribonuclease VII small subunit: MPRRAAPTTYRDAYAALSRIAAELENGDADLDRVLPLIEEARTAYAVCRDRIEALKTALGEGTAPDDTQAADSDPDSDSSDDF; this comes from the coding sequence GTGCCGCGCCGAGCTGCTCCAACCACCTACCGCGACGCCTACGCCGCGCTGAGCCGCATCGCCGCAGAACTGGAAAACGGCGATGCCGATCTGGACAGAGTTCTGCCGCTGATCGAGGAAGCGCGGACGGCGTATGCCGTGTGCCGGGACCGTATCGAGGCCCTGAAGACCGCACTGGGTGAAGGAACAGCGCCGGACGACACGCAAGCAGCAGACAGTGACCCGGACAGCGACAGCAGCGACGACTTCTAA
- the ndk gene encoding nucleoside-diphosphate kinase has product MERTFAMIKPDGVKRGLTAELLARIQRKGYRVVGLKQFVISRELAENHYGEHKERPFFGELVDFITSGPVVAIALEGENAISGWRGMMGATNPANAAPGTIRADYATSTGENVTHGSDSPESAERELGLFFKTEELL; this is encoded by the coding sequence ATGGAACGTACTTTTGCCATGATCAAACCCGACGGCGTCAAGCGTGGCCTGACTGCCGAACTCCTCGCCCGTATTCAGCGCAAGGGCTACCGTGTGGTGGGCCTCAAGCAGTTCGTCATTTCACGTGAGCTGGCCGAGAACCACTACGGGGAGCATAAAGAGCGCCCGTTCTTTGGTGAGCTGGTCGACTTCATCACCTCTGGCCCGGTGGTTGCCATCGCTCTGGAAGGCGAGAACGCCATTTCCGGCTGGCGCGGCATGATGGGCGCGACCAACCCGGCCAACGCCGCTCCCGGCACCATCCGTGCCGACTACGCCACCAGCACGGGCGAAAACGTGACGCACGGCAGCGACAGCCCCGAGAGCGCCGAGCGCGAGTTGGGTCTGTTCTTCAAGACGGAAGAGCTGCTCTAA
- a CDS encoding DUF11 domain-containing protein — MTLAPFNPRLIPPVKTVVSPVPSFTITPNQTTTGTNQTDAPDYAKPGQTKNARPGDTVVYPYILTNTGNVNGESYTLTNGTVGGTGTGLTPAKYYPVSADTNNDGTLSPAEIAAATPITTITGVAKDGVVNFFQVYTIPTTATDAQTFGADPVGTRNPNTAAGSEPTAPYTQPYDSNNSNLTTVQRTDAVLIGPKSDANADGKNDTTGSAVAPYQSPDPTPVTITPVGDVQSAPATTTTTQVTFTNTVQNPGNRPDTFDITGAPANLPSGATVTYIDPVTNKPLTDTDGDGKPDTGPVPAGTSKDILVVVTFPAGSTTTDTTKQPTVIVTATSANDTTKSDPTTDKVLLPGVLFGDKPTTPGTNPDPTPAPTHTTTPPTTTTGTTTTPLTDLPLEIKNTGGTTEPFTPVGTVTFDTPNGPVTKPITYLPDANCDGTADSTTAITVTPPLAPGAVYCLIPVVDIPNNAYPGSYPMTQTVTGTTTGVTASDKNDTITIPKTGTPKDYITKTADKTDAKPGDDVTYSIVGINKSNANFTNTIISDKVPTNTTFKSLSASTTVPGANVLYRLTPLGGTVGAWTAVAPTNVAAGTLIEIGANTNGDSVIDKNDIIKPGQELDATFVVTVN; from the coding sequence ATGACACTGGCACCGTTCAACCCCCGGTTGATTCCCCCCGTCAAGACCGTCGTGTCGCCGGTGCCCAGCTTCACCATCACGCCTAACCAGACCACGACTGGCACCAACCAGACCGATGCCCCGGACTACGCCAAGCCCGGCCAGACCAAGAATGCCCGGCCCGGCGACACCGTGGTCTACCCTTACATTCTGACCAACACCGGCAACGTGAACGGCGAGAGCTACACCCTGACGAACGGTACCGTCGGCGGCACCGGCACCGGCCTTACGCCAGCGAAGTACTACCCGGTCAGCGCCGATACCAACAACGACGGAACGCTGTCGCCCGCAGAGATCGCGGCGGCAACGCCCATCACCACCATCACGGGCGTTGCCAAGGATGGCGTCGTTAACTTCTTCCAGGTCTACACCATCCCGACCACTGCCACCGATGCCCAGACCTTCGGAGCCGATCCGGTGGGCACGCGCAATCCCAACACGGCAGCGGGCAGCGAGCCGACCGCGCCCTACACGCAGCCCTACGACAGCAACAACTCCAACTTGACCACCGTGCAGCGCACCGACGCCGTGCTGATCGGGCCGAAGAGTGACGCGAACGCCGACGGCAAGAACGACACGACCGGCAGCGCCGTGGCTCCTTATCAGTCCCCCGATCCTACCCCCGTGACCATCACCCCGGTCGGTGACGTGCAGTCGGCTCCCGCCACCACCACGACCACCCAGGTGACCTTCACCAACACCGTGCAGAACCCCGGTAACCGTCCCGACACCTTCGACATCACGGGTGCTCCGGCCAACCTGCCCAGCGGCGCGACCGTGACCTACATCGATCCCGTGACCAACAAGCCCCTGACCGATACCGACGGCGACGGCAAGCCCGATACCGGCCCTGTGCCCGCAGGCACCAGCAAGGACATCCTGGTCGTCGTGACCTTCCCGGCGGGCAGCACCACCACCGACACCACCAAGCAGCCCACCGTCATCGTGACCGCCACCAGCGCCAACGACACCACCAAGAGCGATCCCACCACCGACAAGGTGCTGCTCCCCGGCGTGCTGTTCGGTGACAAGCCGACGACCCCCGGCACCAACCCCGATCCGACCCCGGCTCCCACCCACACCACCACGCCGCCCACCACCACCACCGGCACCACCACCACGCCGCTCACCGATCTGCCCCTGGAGATCAAGAACACCGGCGGCACCACCGAGCCGTTTACCCCCGTCGGCACGGTCACCTTCGACACGCCGAACGGCCCGGTCACCAAGCCGATCACCTACCTGCCCGACGCCAACTGCGACGGCACCGCCGACAGCACCACGGCAATCACCGTGACGCCGCCGCTGGCCCCTGGCGCGGTGTACTGCCTGATTCCGGTCGTTGATATCCCCAACAACGCCTACCCGGGCAGCTACCCGATGACCCAGACCGTGACCGGCACCACCACCGGTGTCACCGCCTCCGACAAGAACGACACCATCACCATTCCCAAGACCGGCACGCCGAAGGACTACATCACCAAGACGGCCGACAAGACCGATGCCAAGCCCGGTGATGACGTGACCTACAGCATCGTCGGTATCAACAAGAGCAACGCCAACTTCACCAACACCATCATCTCGGACAAGGTGCCCACCAACACCACCTTCAAGAGCCTGTCTGCGTCCACCACCGTTCCCGGTGCGAACGTGCTCTACCGTCTGACGCCGCTCGGTGGCACGGTCGGTGCCTGGACGGCCGTCGCGCCGACGAACGTGGCTGCGGGCACGCTGATCGAGATCGGTGCCAACACCAACGGCGACAGCGTGATCGACAAGAACGACATCATCAAGCCGGGTCAGGAACTCGACGCCACCTTCGTCGTCACGGTCAACTAA
- a CDS encoding DUF11 domain-containing protein gives MRYFTLLPRLLALLLTLAGLAGAVGTPAGTSIENQALLQVVPEDPADPPIIVLSPKVTTTVSAVCSVSVLPDGSIQAPGQSYSLLPGETATLKYTLLNTGNTGTTFALNVASEAGSTFSAGDLSIHLDSNGNNLIDSSESATGSVAVPADRQVTLLVRVSTEVGSRGNAFLNLVAACGAALGGAADSNNVAQVKVSDPPQLMLTKAFDAPRVQPGGTVGVTLTVSNTGQGASREAIITDLLNTPDLNDFSYVAGSASLPGTAGIPAGHLEFTADGTTWQASEIAPVKGLRWRFETLAPGTTLPLKFSLTAPTTNPGTRKNVAILSSSGTPDVPAPTTVDVKFLPGIALGPISNPQALPGGELSSDDLQTKDVAFLSQQLCFRQTEQNLGDRDDQLSVRAEVQVGYAALKLLELDGTPFVQGRSLAPNATHDFLLCIVPQPITTQAVTAPPVLKVLLTASSALGAANNSTVDAITTVISGLPTLAKTVSPAGTVKQGDTLTYTLSVSNSLSVDLPGVVLSDPLDSHLDFVSASDGGTLAAQVVTWNLGTVKAGQTVTRTLVAKVRADTADDTVIKNVYAFRSDDFSTPLPSPEVSSPVYGGSLIFSKTSTPAEVSPGDLVTYTFLVKNPSAVATMRMVEITDNMPTGLQYIAGSSQFNGAAIPDPVSTAPTSSSPAGTVAVLVWTLPELGPGAQHEVTFQARVLPNVPGTTVQNTAIARAISDTNADVPPTQSTATNKIKALVFAPLADIVGYVFQDLNRDGVYQQGLDLPVPNARVILSNGRIALTDVNGRYHFGTVAEGFVGLRVDPASIPGTALSVPQDGGYDGSRGVYVRNLTSIDIPLQPDEADIDVIRDTTLTMGTVDAPDLLKIRKQVFTTTEDHVYRVQLTLSAAEALDAFTLNDSLPAGATLADGSNTFSIETLPGGERLLTYRFRFAGDPKAAVTDPSAEWRY, from the coding sequence ATGCGTTACTTCACTCTTCTCCCTCGCCTGCTGGCGCTGCTCCTGACCCTGGCCGGACTGGCTGGGGCCGTGGGGACGCCTGCCGGAACGAGCATCGAGAATCAGGCCCTGCTTCAGGTCGTGCCTGAAGATCCTGCCGATCCGCCGATCATCGTTCTCTCGCCCAAGGTCACGACCACCGTGTCGGCGGTGTGTTCTGTCAGCGTGCTTCCAGACGGCAGCATTCAGGCACCCGGTCAGAGCTATTCGCTGCTGCCGGGCGAAACCGCGACCCTGAAATACACCCTGCTCAACACCGGCAATACGGGCACCACCTTCGCGCTCAACGTGGCGTCGGAGGCGGGCAGCACCTTTTCGGCGGGCGACCTGAGTATTCACCTCGACAGCAACGGCAACAACCTGATCGACAGCAGCGAATCGGCTACCGGGAGCGTGGCAGTGCCCGCCGACCGGCAGGTGACGCTGCTCGTGCGCGTCAGCACCGAGGTGGGCAGTCGCGGGAACGCCTTCCTGAATCTGGTGGCTGCCTGTGGCGCTGCCCTGGGAGGTGCTGCCGACAGCAACAACGTGGCGCAGGTGAAGGTGTCCGATCCGCCGCAGCTCATGCTGACCAAGGCGTTCGACGCCCCGCGTGTGCAGCCGGGCGGCACCGTCGGCGTGACGCTGACCGTCAGCAACACCGGACAGGGTGCGAGCCGTGAGGCGATCATCACCGATCTGCTCAATACCCCCGATCTGAACGATTTCAGCTACGTGGCGGGCAGTGCCAGCCTTCCCGGCACGGCGGGCATTCCTGCTGGACACCTGGAATTCACCGCTGACGGTACCACCTGGCAGGCGAGCGAAATCGCGCCGGTCAAAGGGCTTCGCTGGCGCTTCGAGACGCTGGCTCCCGGCACGACCCTTCCGCTCAAATTCAGCCTGACCGCACCCACCACCAATCCCGGCACGCGCAAGAACGTGGCGATCCTGAGCAGTTCCGGCACGCCCGACGTTCCGGCTCCCACCACCGTCGACGTGAAGTTCCTTCCGGGCATCGCACTCGGCCCCATCAGCAATCCGCAGGCTCTGCCCGGTGGCGAACTCAGCAGCGACGATCTCCAGACCAAAGACGTGGCGTTTCTGAGTCAGCAGCTCTGCTTTCGCCAGACCGAACAGAACCTGGGTGACCGCGACGACCAGCTGAGCGTTCGGGCCGAGGTGCAGGTCGGGTACGCCGCCTTGAAACTGCTGGAACTCGACGGCACGCCGTTCGTGCAGGGCCGTAGCCTGGCACCGAATGCCACCCACGACTTTCTGCTGTGCATCGTGCCGCAGCCGATCACGACCCAGGCTGTCACGGCGCCTCCTGTCCTGAAGGTGCTGCTGACCGCCAGCAGTGCGCTGGGAGCTGCCAACAACTCGACGGTCGATGCCATCACCACCGTCATCAGCGGTCTGCCCACCCTCGCCAAGACTGTCAGCCCCGCCGGAACCGTGAAGCAGGGCGACACCCTGACGTATACCCTGAGCGTCAGCAATAGCCTGAGCGTCGATCTGCCGGGTGTGGTGCTGAGCGATCCGCTCGACAGCCATCTGGACTTCGTGTCGGCCAGCGACGGCGGCACGCTCGCCGCACAGGTGGTCACGTGGAATCTGGGCACCGTCAAGGCTGGACAGACGGTGACGCGCACGCTGGTCGCCAAGGTGCGGGCCGATACAGCCGACGACACCGTGATCAAGAACGTCTACGCCTTCCGCAGCGACGATTTCAGCACTCCGCTGCCCTCGCCCGAAGTCAGTAGCCCGGTGTACGGGGGCAGCCTGATCTTCAGCAAGACGAGTACGCCCGCCGAGGTCAGCCCCGGCGACCTGGTGACGTACACCTTCCTGGTCAAGAACCCTTCGGCGGTGGCGACCATGCGGATGGTGGAAATCACCGACAACATGCCCACCGGACTGCAGTACATCGCGGGGAGCAGCCAGTTCAACGGCGCGGCGATTCCTGATCCGGTCAGCACCGCTCCCACCAGCAGTTCGCCTGCCGGAACCGTGGCGGTCCTCGTCTGGACGCTGCCGGAACTCGGACCCGGCGCACAGCATGAAGTGACCTTCCAGGCGCGGGTACTGCCGAACGTCCCCGGCACTACCGTGCAGAACACCGCGATTGCCCGCGCCATCTCGGATACCAACGCCGACGTACCGCCCACCCAGTCCACCGCCACCAACAAGATCAAAGCATTGGTGTTCGCGCCGCTGGCTGACATCGTGGGCTACGTGTTCCAGGACCTCAACCGCGACGGCGTGTATCAGCAGGGTCTGGATCTGCCGGTACCGAATGCCCGCGTCATCCTGAGTAACGGACGGATCGCTCTGACCGACGTGAATGGCCGCTACCACTTCGGCACCGTCGCAGAAGGCTTCGTGGGTCTGCGCGTCGATCCGGCGAGCATTCCCGGCACAGCGCTCTCGGTGCCGCAGGACGGTGGCTATGACGGCAGCCGGGGCGTGTATGTCCGCAATCTGACCAGCATCGACATTCCCCTGCAACCCGACGAAGCCGATATCGACGTGATCCGCGATACCACCCTGACGATGGGCACTGTCGACGCGCCCGACCTGCTGAAGATTCGCAAACAGGTCTTCACGACCACCGAAGACCATGTCTACCGCGTGCAGCTGACCCTGAGCGCCGCTGAAGCCCTGGATGCCTTCACGCTCAACGATTCGCTGCCAGCGGGCGCGACCCTGGCTGACGGCAGCAACACCTTCAGCATCGAGACGCTCCCCGGAGGTGAACGCCTGCTGACCTACCGCTTCCGCTTTGCGGGCGATCCCAAAGCAGCCGTCACAGATCCGTCGGCGGAATGGAGATACTGA